The Parashewanella spongiae genome has a window encoding:
- the ribB gene encoding 3,4-dihydroxy-2-butanone-4-phosphate synthase — MDQSIIFKHRSDNTKAVSRVHEAISALSQGRGVLLMDDENRENEADVIFAAETLTVAQMALLIRDCSGIVCLCLTAAQVDQLALPPMVERNNSQYGTAFTVSIEATKGVTTGVSAADRVTTIKAAVAQHAKPQDLARPGHVYPLKAHKNGVFGRTGHTEGTVDLMQLAELNPAGVLCELMNPDGSMAKGKQVLAYSEQQQMPLLSIEDIRQYRKALVGKASYINYSN, encoded by the coding sequence ATGGATCAGTCTATTATTTTTAAACATCGTTCAGATAATACAAAAGCAGTATCTCGTGTTCATGAGGCCATATCGGCGCTATCACAAGGCCGAGGCGTTCTGCTCATGGACGACGAAAACCGTGAAAACGAAGCGGATGTGATTTTTGCCGCCGAAACCCTCACGGTGGCGCAAATGGCATTGCTCATTCGTGACTGTAGTGGCATTGTGTGCTTATGTTTAACCGCAGCTCAAGTTGATCAATTAGCCTTACCTCCCATGGTAGAACGCAACAACAGTCAATATGGCACCGCATTTACCGTCAGCATTGAAGCCACTAAAGGAGTCACTACTGGGGTATCTGCCGCAGATCGAGTAACAACGATCAAAGCGGCAGTGGCACAGCATGCTAAACCTCAAGATTTAGCGAGACCCGGACACGTGTACCCACTAAAAGCACATAAAAATGGAGTATTTGGGCGCACAGGCCACACCGAAGGCACCGTTGATTTAATGCAACTTGCCGAATTAAACCCTGCGGGTGTGTTGTGTGAATTAATGAACCCCGATGGCTCCATGGCGAAAGGCAAACAAGTTTTGGCCTACAGCGAGCAACAACAAATGCCGCTGCTCAGTATCGAAGATATTCGTCAATATCGGAAAGCACTCGTTGGAAAAGCAAGTTATATCAATTACAGTAATTAA